A genomic window from Peromyscus maniculatus bairdii isolate BWxNUB_F1_BW_parent chromosome 1, HU_Pman_BW_mat_3.1, whole genome shotgun sequence includes:
- the LOC143273412 gene encoding synaptotagmin-5-like has product MFPEPPTLGSPAPETPPDSSRIRQGAVPAWVLATIVLGSGLLVFSSCFCLYRKRCRRRMGKKSQAQAQVHLQEVKELGRSYIDKVQPEIEELDPSPSMPGQQVSDKHQLGRLQYSLDYDFQTDQLLVGILQAEGLAALDLGGSSDPYVSVYLLPDKRRRHETKVHRQTLNPHFGETFAFKVPYVELGGRVLVLAVYDFDGFSHNDAIGEVRVPMSPPISSSVWFE; this is encoded by the exons ATGTTCCCGGAACCCCCGACCCTGGGGTCTCCAGCGCCTGAGACACCTCCAGACTCCAGCCGCATCAGGCAGGGCGCAG TGCCTGCCTGGGTCCTGGCCACCATCGTGCTGGGCTCAGGTCTCCTGGTCTTCAGCAGCTGTTTCTGTCTCTACCGGAAGCGCTGTCGGAGACGGATGGGCAAGAAGAGTCAGGCCCAAgcccaagtccatcttcaggaAGTGAAGGAGCTGGGCCGGAGTTACATAGATAAG GTTCAGCCTGAAATAGAGGAGCTGGACCCCTCACCTTCCATGCCAGGACAGCAGGTTTCAGACAAGCACCAGCTAGGACGGTTGCAGTATTCACTGGATTATGACTTCCAGACTGATCAG CTCCTGGTGGGCATCTTGCAAGCTGAAGGACTGGCAGCGTTGGACCTGGGGGGTTCCTCGGACCCCTATGTGAGTGTCTACCTGCTGCCGGACAAGCGGAGGCGACATGAGACCAAGGTGCATCGGCAGACCCTGAATCCACACTTTGGGGAGACCTTTGCCTTCAAG GTCCCGTATGTGGAACTGGGGGGCAGAGTGCTGGTCCTGGCGGTGTATGACTTCGATGGCTTCTCCCACAACGATGCCATCGGGGAAGTGCGGGTGCCCATGAgccctcccatttcctcttctgtgtggtttgaatag